A genomic segment from Pseudomonas sp. S09G 359 encodes:
- a CDS encoding ABC transporter substrate-binding protein, with translation MVSVKVMLEYFHPWPNSAGLYLARERGWYAELGLDVELVVHDPYRGDTLEHLLNGAADFGVFPSNRLLVRRSLGQALQGIAAINHAGLESIQTLTDSGIRRPRDLVGKRLALNPTPRGLAMVRHLVSRDGGDPDGVILVDSGVRELRPEQLAEGVADASFGGYWAWEALMHSPIEAARRVVLPVDEIGAPAYHSYLLGAHERTLADKPEVVRDFLAATARGYLAVAEEPSIALSAYEHTTPYFPAELLSASLHKIAPTWLHQGRWGEQRQALIAPYAEWLHHHAVLDNPQVWRGATSNAYLPEARP, from the coding sequence ATGGTGTCGGTAAAGGTAATGCTGGAGTACTTTCACCCATGGCCGAATTCGGCGGGTTTGTACCTGGCACGGGAGCGCGGCTGGTATGCGGAGTTGGGCCTGGATGTGGAACTGGTGGTGCACGACCCCTACCGTGGCGACACCCTGGAGCACCTGCTGAACGGCGCCGCCGATTTCGGCGTATTCCCCAGCAACCGCCTGCTGGTACGCCGTAGCCTGGGCCAGGCGTTGCAAGGCATCGCGGCGATCAACCATGCCGGGCTGGAGTCCATCCAGACCCTCACCGATTCCGGCATCCGGCGCCCCCGCGACCTGGTGGGCAAGCGCCTGGCGCTCAACCCCACGCCGCGTGGCCTGGCCATGGTGCGTCACTTGGTCAGCCGCGACGGCGGCGACCCCGATGGCGTGATCCTGGTGGACAGCGGCGTGCGCGAGTTGCGCCCCGAGCAACTGGCAGAAGGCGTCGCCGACGCCAGTTTCGGTGGTTACTGGGCCTGGGAAGCACTGATGCACAGCCCCATCGAGGCGGCGCGCCGGGTGGTGTTGCCGGTGGACGAGATCGGCGCACCGGCCTATCACAGCTACCTGCTCGGCGCCCACGAACGCACGTTGGCGGACAAGCCCGAGGTGGTGCGCGACTTTCTCGCCGCCACCGCCCGCGGTTACCTGGCCGTGGCCGAGGAGCCGTCGATTGCCCTCAGCGCGTATGAACACACCACGCCGTATTTCCCGGCAGAACTGCTGAGCGCCTCGCTGCATAAAATCGCCCCCACCTGGCTGCACCAAGGCCGCTGGGGCGAGCAACGCCAGGCGCTGATCGCGCCTTACGCCGAGTGGTTGCACCACCATGCGGTGCTCGACAACCCGCAAGTGTGGCGAGGCGCGACCAGCAACGCCTACCTGCCCGAGGCGCGCCCATGA
- a CDS encoding phosphotransferase enzyme family protein codes for MNPQRTAHGLGLEPVTADWPALHETDIEHLLRDYPQLGPLHSLHWHSPRPFSAAGLITTADATLFVKRHHQQVRQAAWLEEEHQLIAHLHRQGAPVAAVVPNRHGATATVLGEWTYEVHHLAEGLDLYRDALSWSPFQHHQHALAAGQALARLHQAAEHYAAPPRRTAVLLANARLIEHEAPLHAIANRHSAYLADKDWHAQLSELLLPWHQALQPLLRNQPPLWTHNDWHASNLLWSADGSVSSVLDFGLADRTFALFDLATAIERNAVPWLDLDSGGTASADLDSVDALLNGYHQMRPLSAHDLHTLSALLPLVHVDFALSEVAYYQDVVGSSASADVAYYAYLLGHLRWFAGAEGQRLLGHIRRRSV; via the coding sequence ATGAACCCGCAACGTACCGCCCATGGCCTGGGGCTGGAGCCTGTCACCGCGGATTGGCCGGCCCTGCACGAAACCGACATCGAACACCTGCTGCGTGATTACCCGCAACTCGGCCCGCTGCACAGCCTGCATTGGCACAGCCCGCGGCCATTTTCCGCTGCCGGCTTGATCACCACCGCCGATGCGACGCTGTTCGTCAAACGCCATCACCAGCAGGTGCGCCAGGCCGCGTGGCTGGAAGAAGAACACCAACTGATCGCCCACCTGCATCGCCAGGGCGCGCCGGTAGCAGCCGTGGTGCCGAACCGCCACGGGGCGACGGCCACCGTGCTAGGCGAGTGGACCTATGAAGTGCACCACCTGGCCGAGGGTCTCGACCTGTACCGCGACGCGCTGTCGTGGTCGCCGTTCCAGCACCACCAGCATGCCCTCGCCGCTGGCCAGGCCCTGGCCCGTTTGCATCAAGCCGCCGAACACTACGCCGCGCCGCCACGCCGCACCGCCGTGCTGCTGGCCAATGCGCGGCTGATCGAGCACGAGGCACCGCTGCACGCCATCGCCAACCGCCACAGCGCCTACCTCGCCGACAAAGATTGGCACGCCCAGCTCAGCGAGCTGCTGTTGCCATGGCACCAAGCGCTACAGCCCTTATTACGCAACCAGCCACCGCTGTGGACCCACAACGACTGGCACGCCTCCAACCTGCTGTGGAGTGCAGACGGCAGCGTCTCCAGCGTGCTGGATTTCGGCCTGGCCGACCGCACGTTCGCGCTCTTCGACCTGGCCACCGCCATCGAACGCAACGCCGTGCCCTGGCTGGACCTGGACAGCGGCGGCACGGCCAGCGCCGACCTCGACAGCGTTGATGCCCTGCTCAATGGTTATCACCAGATGCGCCCGTTGAGTGCACACGACTTACACACACTCAGCGCCTTGCTGCCGCTGGTGCATGTGGATTTTGCCCTGTCCGAGGTCGCGTATTACCAGGACGTGGTCGGCTCCAGCGCCAGCGCCGACGTGGCCTACTACGCCTACCTGCTCGGTCATCTGCGCTGGTTTGCGGGTGCCGAGGGGCAACGCCTGCTTGGGCATATCCGGCGCCGAAGCGTATGA
- a CDS encoding sulfurtransferase: MSLLVDAQWLHAQLADPALVVLDATVLLPSPQFDGDYRVASGYDGWLQAHIPGSRHADLLTALADTQASFSFALPAPDALVQGLAALGAGVDKTLVIYDRADGFWAARLWWMLRGVGIEASVLDGGFNAWRQAGLPEHGGPAASIAAVQPWPINRRPQAWIDRVGVEAIVAGQAPGVLICALGAALFDGSAATRYARRGHIPGSRNLPARNLFDAHGRYLPKDALALAIGPTLLHSEGPLVLYCGGGISAAANALALTLLGRQDITLYDGSLQEWAADARLPMTTGAAPA, encoded by the coding sequence ATGAGCCTGCTGGTCGATGCCCAATGGTTGCACGCACAGCTGGCCGACCCGGCGCTGGTGGTGCTGGACGCCACGGTGCTGCTGCCGTCGCCGCAATTCGACGGTGACTATCGGGTTGCCAGCGGTTATGACGGCTGGTTGCAAGCGCATATTCCCGGCTCGCGACACGCTGATTTGTTGACGGCACTGGCGGATACCCAGGCCAGTTTCAGCTTTGCCTTGCCAGCGCCCGACGCGCTGGTGCAAGGCTTGGCAGCGCTCGGCGCGGGGGTGGATAAAACCTTGGTAATCTACGATCGCGCCGACGGTTTCTGGGCCGCCCGCCTGTGGTGGATGCTGCGCGGCGTGGGCATCGAAGCGTCGGTACTCGATGGCGGATTCAACGCCTGGCGCCAAGCGGGTTTGCCCGAACACGGCGGACCTGCGGCATCGATTGCTGCGGTGCAACCTTGGCCGATCAACCGGCGCCCGCAGGCGTGGATCGACCGCGTCGGCGTCGAAGCCATTGTCGCCGGGCAAGCGCCTGGGGTCTTGATCTGCGCCCTGGGTGCGGCACTCTTCGACGGCAGCGCCGCCACCCGCTACGCCCGGCGCGGGCATATCCCCGGCAGCCGTAACCTGCCGGCGCGCAACCTGTTCGACGCCCATGGCCGCTACCTGCCCAAGGATGCCCTGGCCCTGGCTATCGGCCCCACGCTGCTGCACAGCGAAGGCCCCCTGGTGTTGTATTGCGGCGGCGGTATCTCGGCCGCCGCCAACGCCCTGGCCCTGACCCTGCTGGGGCGCCAGGACATCACACTCTACGACGGCTCCCTGCAGGAATGGGCCGCCGACGCACGCTTACCAATGACTACCGGAGCAGCTCCGGCCTGA
- a CDS encoding TonB-dependent siderophore receptor, whose amino-acid sequence MATPYRHTLLALSITLAAAAAHAQDTTLDTVTVVGQEATDYQAKKAAVAGFDNAPLLDTPASVSVITEGRLKDQQARLLSEVLKNDASVGDSYAPVGYYENFVIRGFALNPASSYKINGRTITGEQNVALENKQQVEVLKGLAGLQSGVSEPGGLVNYVSKRPENVRSVTVSTNEQGERYLVTDIGGWLGTEQQVGVRINLAHEDIRSYVDHADGKRDFASLALDWNISPNALLQLNAEYQNREQRSVPGYQLLGGTEVPHHVSPKDLLAYQSWSNPVGIQSLNLDGLFEYRFNDAWKASFSASRSRVVIDDYSTFAWGCYGAASCAGTAVPNHFSAEGDYDISDYRSPDDTRSNEEAQAALNGQFDTGFLKHDLTVGTSAFRRLVDRRQSVNEYIGEGNIYQPSPVLEPYDGPLGHTYRRLDSRQYGLFASDRISFNEQWQTILGGRQVRLDEETYNQAGATTRHTQRSVFLPQAALIYKPRPDTSLYASYSKGLSLGGEAAWFSNNADEVLPPTTSRQLEVGIKRDFQRLSLTAALFQISQDLQYNRPNEDGTITFVQQGKQKNVGIELSANGRVTSDLQVSASVAAIRAQVSGSGTDDYDGHQAINVPKLRASLHGDYSIPGVPGLALLGGVQYSASKYANREATVKVDDYAVFDVGGRYTTKVGDYATVLRLTVDNLFDKRYWRDVGESAGDGYLFLGAPRTARLSATVNF is encoded by the coding sequence ATGGCTACACCTTACCGTCACACCCTGCTCGCCTTGAGCATCACCCTCGCCGCTGCGGCGGCTCACGCCCAGGACACGACCCTGGACACCGTCACCGTGGTCGGCCAGGAGGCCACCGACTACCAGGCCAAAAAAGCCGCCGTGGCCGGCTTCGACAACGCGCCGTTGCTGGACACCCCGGCGTCCGTCTCGGTGATCACCGAAGGCCGCTTGAAAGACCAGCAGGCGCGCCTGCTCAGCGAGGTCTTGAAGAATGACGCCTCGGTCGGCGACAGCTATGCCCCCGTCGGCTACTACGAGAATTTCGTGATACGCGGCTTTGCCCTGAACCCGGCCAGCAGCTACAAGATCAACGGTCGCACCATCACCGGCGAGCAAAACGTGGCGCTGGAGAACAAGCAGCAGGTGGAAGTGCTCAAGGGCCTGGCCGGCTTGCAGAGTGGCGTCTCGGAGCCCGGCGGCCTGGTCAACTACGTGAGCAAACGCCCGGAGAATGTGCGCTCGGTCACCGTGTCCACCAACGAACAGGGCGAGCGCTACCTGGTCACCGATATCGGCGGTTGGCTTGGCACCGAACAGCAGGTGGGCGTGCGCATCAACCTGGCCCATGAGGATATTCGCTCCTACGTCGACCACGCCGACGGCAAGCGCGATTTCGCCTCCCTGGCGCTGGACTGGAACATCAGCCCCAACGCCTTGCTGCAACTCAACGCCGAGTACCAGAACCGCGAGCAGCGCTCGGTGCCGGGCTATCAATTGCTCGGGGGGACCGAGGTGCCGCACCATGTCTCGCCCAAGGATCTGCTGGCGTACCAGAGCTGGTCGAACCCGGTGGGTATCCAGTCGCTGAACCTCGACGGGCTGTTCGAGTACCGCTTCAACGACGCGTGGAAAGCCAGCTTCAGCGCATCCCGCAGCCGCGTGGTGATCGACGACTACAGCACCTTCGCCTGGGGCTGCTACGGCGCCGCCAGTTGCGCAGGCACCGCGGTGCCCAACCACTTCAGCGCCGAGGGCGACTACGACATCTCCGACTACCGCAGTCCCGATGACACGCGTAGCAATGAGGAAGCCCAGGCCGCGCTCAACGGCCAGTTTGACACCGGCTTTCTCAAGCATGACCTGACCGTTGGCACCAGCGCATTCCGCCGCCTGGTGGACCGGCGCCAATCGGTCAACGAGTACATCGGCGAAGGCAATATCTATCAGCCGTCACCGGTGCTGGAACCCTACGACGGCCCGCTGGGCCACACCTACCGGCGCCTCGACAGCCGCCAGTACGGCCTGTTCGCCAGCGACCGCATCAGCTTCAACGAGCAATGGCAAACCATCCTCGGCGGGCGCCAGGTGCGTCTCGACGAAGAGACCTACAACCAGGCCGGCGCCACCACCCGCCATACCCAGCGCAGCGTGTTCCTGCCCCAGGCGGCGTTGATCTACAAGCCGCGCCCGGACACGTCGTTGTACGCCAGCTACAGCAAGGGCCTGTCCCTGGGTGGCGAGGCGGCGTGGTTCAGCAACAACGCCGATGAGGTGTTGCCACCCACCACCTCGCGCCAGCTGGAAGTCGGGATCAAGCGTGACTTCCAGCGCCTGAGCCTGACGGCCGCGTTATTCCAGATCAGCCAGGACCTGCAATACAACCGCCCCAACGAAGACGGCACGATCACCTTTGTGCAGCAAGGCAAGCAGAAGAACGTCGGCATCGAACTGTCCGCCAACGGCCGCGTGACCTCCGACCTGCAAGTGTCGGCCAGCGTCGCGGCGATTCGCGCCCAGGTCAGCGGCAGCGGCACCGATGACTATGACGGCCACCAGGCGATCAACGTGCCCAAACTGCGCGCCAGCCTGCACGGCGACTACAGCATCCCCGGCGTACCCGGCCTGGCCCTGCTCGGCGGGGTGCAATACAGCGCGAGTAAATACGCCAACCGCGAGGCCACGGTGAAGGTCGACGACTATGCGGTGTTCGATGTGGGCGGCCGCTACACCACCAAGGTCGGCGATTACGCTACTGTGCTGCGCCTGACCGTCGACAACCTGTTCGACAAACGCTACTGGCGGGATGTGGGTGAATCCGCAGGCGACGGCTACCTGTTCCTGGGCGCGCCACGTACTGCGCGGCTGTCCGCCACCGTCAATTTCTGA
- a CDS encoding 5'-nucleotidase, lipoprotein e(P4) family, translating to MRNLMFASVCLLSTALVGCQQQPPANDQLDAVLWTQTSIEHELIYRQIFASATRQLDVALADPTWDALPLPPRNLSGLPPAVVVDIDETVLDNVPLNARDILSNQVYSYDRWNTWVDQAKAQALPGAVEFLQAADKKGVSVYYITNREHSQVQATVNNLRLRGFPVARNEQVLAASTPTGHCEQAGYGKNCRRQWVASHARVLMLAGDSFGDFMQAEHNTLADQRKAAAPYLAWLGQRWFLLPNPTYGNWYSAPYGDQEKLPFERKRQLKQQALHLEN from the coding sequence ATGCGTAATCTGATGTTTGCCAGTGTGTGCCTGCTCTCCACCGCCCTCGTCGGCTGCCAGCAGCAACCGCCCGCCAACGACCAACTGGACGCAGTGCTGTGGACCCAGACCTCCATCGAGCACGAGCTGATTTACCGCCAAATCTTCGCCAGCGCCACCCGTCAGCTGGACGTCGCCCTGGCCGACCCGACCTGGGACGCCCTGCCCTTGCCACCCCGCAACCTCAGCGGGCTGCCGCCGGCGGTGGTGGTCGATATCGACGAAACCGTACTCGATAACGTGCCGCTCAACGCCCGGGACATTCTCAGCAACCAGGTCTACTCCTACGACCGCTGGAACACCTGGGTCGACCAGGCCAAGGCGCAGGCCCTGCCAGGCGCCGTCGAGTTCCTGCAGGCGGCGGATAAAAAAGGCGTCAGCGTCTACTACATCACCAACCGCGAACACAGCCAGGTCCAGGCCACGGTCAACAACCTGCGCCTGCGCGGCTTTCCGGTGGCGCGTAACGAACAGGTGCTGGCTGCCAGCACGCCCACCGGCCATTGCGAGCAGGCCGGCTACGGCAAGAACTGCCGGCGTCAATGGGTGGCCAGCCATGCCCGGGTGCTGATGCTGGCGGGCGATTCCTTCGGTGACTTCATGCAAGCCGAACACAACACCCTGGCGGACCAACGCAAGGCCGCCGCGCCGTACCTGGCCTGGCTTGGCCAACGCTGGTTCCTGTTGCCCAACCCCACCTACGGCAACTGGTACAGCGCGCCCTATGGCGACCAGGAAAAACTGCCCTTCGAACGCAAGCGCCAGCTCAAGCAACAGGCGCTGCATCTGGAAAACTAG